A genome region from Glycine max cultivar Williams 82 chromosome 5, Glycine_max_v4.0, whole genome shotgun sequence includes the following:
- the LOC100776032 gene encoding kinetochore protein SPC25 homolog isoform X1, with protein sequence MESPISICDTEIPLQMQSIDAFTASYVKSLHSLRATAQETARCQVQLDEVKSKLRETEDDFVKALAVKTRKEAKRMALMDAIASAKARVEDLNASIQEQRTKKQEYAAFISQQSLALAASEGKLNESIEQNDETQAISWYNRVLGFHVKGGRGVKFTFKNINMNNPDEEYFFTIFHENDTYSLLSCEHSLRDTKELIHELNKTNDLFKFVRIMRKKFQEVVAQGNLVVTKDEHEESAFNSASAPVLSMSSVRSDFLGKENEHQAEPIEGNKQFKKQNVHRRLKSSVLSPGSASSVRQSPRLKARK encoded by the exons ATGGAGTCCCCAATCTCAATCTGCGACACTGAGATCCCTCTTCAAATGCAGAGCATCGATGCTTTCACCGCTTCTTACGTCAAATCCCTCCATTCCCTCAGAGCCACAGCGCAAGAAACCGCTCGATGTCAAG tTCAACTAGACGAGGTTAAATCTAAACTCAGAGAGACCGAGGATGATTTCGTCAAAGCACTTGCgg TCAAGACCCGCAAAGAGGCCAAGCGAATGGCTTTGATGGATGCTATTGCTTCTGCAAAGGCTAGAGTTGAAGAcctcaatgcatctattcaggAGCAGCGAACCAAAAAGCAAGAATATGCTGCATTTATATCTCAACAATCTCTCG CTTTGGCAGCATCTGAAGGGAAGTTAAATGAAAGCATTGAACAGAATGATGAAACACAGGCCATTTCCTGGTACAATAGGGTCCTTGGTTTTCATGTAAAAGGCGGACGTG GGGTAAAATTCACATTCAAGAATATAAATATGAACAATCCAGATGAGGAGTACTTTTTTACTATCTTCCATGAAAATGATACATACTCAT TGTTAAGCTGTGAACATTCCCTCAGGGACACCAAAGAGTTGATCCATGAATTAAACAAGACAAATGATCTATTTAAATTTGTCAGAATAATGAGGAAAAAGTTCCAAGAAGTTGTGGCACAAG GGAATTTAGTTGTGACAAAAGATGAACATGAAGAATCTGCCTTTAACTCTGCTTCTGCTCCAGTTTTATCAATGTCATCTGTTAGAAGTGATTTTCTAGGCAAGGAAAATGAGCATCAAGCTGAACCTATAGAAGGCAATAAACagttcaaaaaacaaaatgttcATAGAAGGCTAAAATCATCAGTTTTATCTCCTGGATCTGCATCATCTGTTCGCCAGTCTCCTCGTTTGAAG GCTAGGAAATAA
- the LOC100776032 gene encoding kinetochore protein SPC25 homolog isoform X3, translating into MESPISICDTEIPLQMQSIDAFTASYVKSLHSLRATAQETARCQVQLDEVKSKLRETEDDFVKALAVKTRKEAKRMALMDAIASAKARVEDLNASIQEQRTKKQEYAAFISQQSLALAASEGKLNESIEQNDETQAISWYNRVLGFHVKGGRGVKFTFKNINMNNPDEEYFFTIFHENDTYSLLSCEHSLRDTKELIHELNKTNDLFKFVRIMRKKFQEVVAQGNLVVTKDEHEESAFNSASAPVLSMSSVRSDFLGKENEHQAEPIEGNKQFKKQNVHRRLKSSVLSPGSASSVRQSPRLKV; encoded by the exons ATGGAGTCCCCAATCTCAATCTGCGACACTGAGATCCCTCTTCAAATGCAGAGCATCGATGCTTTCACCGCTTCTTACGTCAAATCCCTCCATTCCCTCAGAGCCACAGCGCAAGAAACCGCTCGATGTCAAG tTCAACTAGACGAGGTTAAATCTAAACTCAGAGAGACCGAGGATGATTTCGTCAAAGCACTTGCgg TCAAGACCCGCAAAGAGGCCAAGCGAATGGCTTTGATGGATGCTATTGCTTCTGCAAAGGCTAGAGTTGAAGAcctcaatgcatctattcaggAGCAGCGAACCAAAAAGCAAGAATATGCTGCATTTATATCTCAACAATCTCTCG CTTTGGCAGCATCTGAAGGGAAGTTAAATGAAAGCATTGAACAGAATGATGAAACACAGGCCATTTCCTGGTACAATAGGGTCCTTGGTTTTCATGTAAAAGGCGGACGTG GGGTAAAATTCACATTCAAGAATATAAATATGAACAATCCAGATGAGGAGTACTTTTTTACTATCTTCCATGAAAATGATACATACTCAT TGTTAAGCTGTGAACATTCCCTCAGGGACACCAAAGAGTTGATCCATGAATTAAACAAGACAAATGATCTATTTAAATTTGTCAGAATAATGAGGAAAAAGTTCCAAGAAGTTGTGGCACAAG GGAATTTAGTTGTGACAAAAGATGAACATGAAGAATCTGCCTTTAACTCTGCTTCTGCTCCAGTTTTATCAATGTCATCTGTTAGAAGTGATTTTCTAGGCAAGGAAAATGAGCATCAAGCTGAACCTATAGAAGGCAATAAACagttcaaaaaacaaaatgttcATAGAAGGCTAAAATCATCAGTTTTATCTCCTGGATCTGCATCATCTGTTCGCCAGTCTCCTCGTTTGAAGGTATGA
- the LOC100776032 gene encoding kinetochore protein SPC25 homolog isoform X2: protein MESPISICDTEIPLQMQSIDAFTASYVKSLHSLRATAQETARCQVQLDEVKSKLRETEDDFVKALAVKTRKEAKRMALMDAIASAKARVEDLNASIQEQRTKKQEYAAFISQQSLALAASEGKLNESIEQNDETQAISWYNRVLGFHVKGGRGVKFTFKNINMNNPDEEYFFTIFHENDTYSLLSCEHSLRDTKELIHELNKTNDLFKFVRIMRKKFQEVVAQGNLVVTKDEHEESAFNSASAPVLSMSSVRSDFLGKENEHQAEPIEGNKQFKKQNVHRRLKSSVLSPGSASSVRQSPRLKTEK, encoded by the exons ATGGAGTCCCCAATCTCAATCTGCGACACTGAGATCCCTCTTCAAATGCAGAGCATCGATGCTTTCACCGCTTCTTACGTCAAATCCCTCCATTCCCTCAGAGCCACAGCGCAAGAAACCGCTCGATGTCAAG tTCAACTAGACGAGGTTAAATCTAAACTCAGAGAGACCGAGGATGATTTCGTCAAAGCACTTGCgg TCAAGACCCGCAAAGAGGCCAAGCGAATGGCTTTGATGGATGCTATTGCTTCTGCAAAGGCTAGAGTTGAAGAcctcaatgcatctattcaggAGCAGCGAACCAAAAAGCAAGAATATGCTGCATTTATATCTCAACAATCTCTCG CTTTGGCAGCATCTGAAGGGAAGTTAAATGAAAGCATTGAACAGAATGATGAAACACAGGCCATTTCCTGGTACAATAGGGTCCTTGGTTTTCATGTAAAAGGCGGACGTG GGGTAAAATTCACATTCAAGAATATAAATATGAACAATCCAGATGAGGAGTACTTTTTTACTATCTTCCATGAAAATGATACATACTCAT TGTTAAGCTGTGAACATTCCCTCAGGGACACCAAAGAGTTGATCCATGAATTAAACAAGACAAATGATCTATTTAAATTTGTCAGAATAATGAGGAAAAAGTTCCAAGAAGTTGTGGCACAAG GGAATTTAGTTGTGACAAAAGATGAACATGAAGAATCTGCCTTTAACTCTGCTTCTGCTCCAGTTTTATCAATGTCATCTGTTAGAAGTGATTTTCTAGGCAAGGAAAATGAGCATCAAGCTGAACCTATAGAAGGCAATAAACagttcaaaaaacaaaatgttcATAGAAGGCTAAAATCATCAGTTTTATCTCCTGGATCTGCATCATCTGTTCGCCAGTCTCCTCGTTTGAAG ACAGAAAAGTGA